The following coding sequences lie in one Rhinoderma darwinii isolate aRhiDar2 unplaced genomic scaffold, aRhiDar2.hap1 Scaffold_465, whole genome shotgun sequence genomic window:
- the LOC142718392 gene encoding uncharacterized protein LOC142718392 produces the protein MSYRELLQLAIDESSRINQGIADGRLRSGHRRRQSVEQDEDHDNVPDRRRRRGQVPPRRRLQQDGADRSRSPLRSEPIEQSETTSGRRINSATELRISGESQPASTPSTTQERSERLEEPTQDPSTSEPLPNLQPSREGSRSPQQTSNRLVEPTPSTSQLLPNQQSTTETTDSRPVQRRQRRRGRRGRQIDRLPSRTFTENEDIQSCTICLEDYEIGEQVTVLPCSHIFHLPCIAHWIPTNPRCPLCRVHAFQRKSRR, from the exons atgagttaccgagaactcttgcagcttgcaatagacgaaagttcccggataaatcaag gcattgctgatggaagattaagatctggacatagaaggcgtcagagtgtggagcaggatgaagaccatgacaatgtccctgacaggagacgaagacgtggtcaagttccaccgcgccgtaggttgcagcaagacggagcggacagaagccggtccccattacgatctgagccaatagaacagtctgaaacgacaagtggccgtcgtattaatagtgcgaccgagctcagaatttctggagaatcccagcctgcgtctactccatcaactactcaggagagatccgaaaggctggaggaaccaacacaagaccccagcaccagtgagccgctaccaaacctgcagccgtccagagaaggaagcagatctcctcagcaaacatctaacaggctggtggagccaacaccaagcaccagtcagctgcttcccaaccaacagtcgacaacagagaccacagacagcagacctgtgcagagaagacaacgtcggcgaggcaggagaggcaggcagattgatagactcccatctcgaacttttactgaaaacgaagacatccagtcctgcactatatgcctagaggactatgagattggagagcaagtcaccgttctgccatgttctcacatattccatctgccttgtattgcacattggatcccgacaaatccacgctgtcccttgtgccgcgtccatgcctttcaaagaaagagcaggagataa
- the LOC142718393 gene encoding uncharacterized protein LOC142718393, with translation MSYRELLQLAIDESSRINQGIADGRLRSGHRRRQSVEQDEDHDNVPDRRRRRGQVPPRRRLQQDGADRSRSPLRSEPIEQSETTSGRRINSATELRISGESQPASTPSTTQERSERLEEPTQDPSTSEPLPNLQPSREGSISPQQTSNRLVEPTPSTSQLLPNQQSTTETTDSRPVQRRQRRRGRRGRQIDRLPSRTFTENEDIQSCTICLEDYEIGEQVTVLPCSHIFHLPCIAHWIPTNPRCPLCRVHAFQRKRRR, from the exons atgagttaccgagaactcttgcagcttgcaatagacgaaagttcccggataaatcaag gcattgctgatggaagattaagatctggacatagaaggcgtcagagtgtggaacaggatgaagaccatgacaatgtccccgacaggagacgaagacgtggtcaagttccaccgcgccgtaggttgcagcaagacggagcggacagaagccggtccccattacgatctgagccaatagaacagtctgaaacgacaagtggccgtcgtattaatagtgcgaccgagctcagaatttctggagaatcccagcctgcgtctactccatcaactactcaggagagatccgaaaggctggaggaaccaacacaagaccccagcaccagtgagccgctaccaaacctgcagccgtccagagaaggaagcatatctcctcagcaaacatctaacaggctggtggagccaacaccaagcaccagtcagctgcttcccaaccaacagtcgacaacagagaccacagacagcagacctgtgcagagaagacaacgtcggcgaggcaggagaggcaggcagattgatagactcccatctcgaacctttactgaaaacgaagacatccagtcctgcactatatgcctagaggactatgagattggagagcaagtcaccgttctgccatgttctcacatattccatctgccttgtattgcacattggatcccgacaaatccacgctgtcccttgtgccgcgtccatgcctttcaaagaaagaggaggagataa